In the genome of Thermoplasma sp. Kam2015, the window TAGCATGCGCTGACCTATCTGAGGACGGCAATTCTGATGTCCTGGTCGCTTCGATTAATCTGGTCTTCGACACTATCGTGGAAAGGGACGTCAGATACGGTGTTTTTGACGTCTATGATCTCACGGTTCCTGATTTCGGATATAACTTCGTGGGAGGAGATGGCTTCATAATTCTTCACAATACGGTGATACAGCATCAGCTCGCCAAATGGAGCGATGCCAACATAGTTGTTTACATAGGTTGCGGAGAGCGCGGAAACGAGATGACAGAGATACTCACAACGTTTCCGGAGCTCAAGGATCCGAATACCGGGCAGCCCCTTATGGACAGGACTGTCCTTATAGCGAACACATCGAATATGCCCGTGGCGGCAAGGGAAGCCAGTATATACACAGGCATATCAATAGCTGAGTACTACAGGGACATGGGATATGACGTTGCCCTCATGGCTGACAGTACGTCAAGGTGGGCTGAAGCCCTGAGGGAGATCTCCGGCAGGCTAGAGGAGATGCCTGGCGAGGAAGGTTATCCGGCATATCTCGGCAGAAGGGTATCTGAATTCTATGAGAGGTCTGGAAGGGCTAGACTCATTTCGCCTGATGAGAGATACGGTTCGATCACGGTCATAGGTGCGGTATCTCCTCCGGGCGGTGATATATCTGAGCCGGTTTCGCAGAACACGCTCCGTGTGACTAGGGTTTTCTGGGCCCTTGATGCATCTCTGGCAAACAGGAGGCATTTCCCGTCCATCAACTGGCTCAACAGCTATTCGCTCTATACTGAAGATCTTAAGGCCTGGTATGATAAGAATGTGGCCTCAGAATGGTCAGCGCTCAGGGAGAGGACGATGGAGATACTGCAGCGCGAGAGCGAGCTTCAGGAGGTTGCGCAGCTGGTAGGTTATGATGCAATGCCTGAGAAGGAGAAATCAATACTGGACGTTGCCAGGATAATAAGGGAAGATTTCCTTCAGCAGAGTGCATTCGATGAGATAGATGCTTACTGCTCCCTCAAGAAGCAGTATCTGATGCTTAAGGCCATAATGGAGATCGATGAATATCAGAACAGGGCGCTTGATTCAGGCGCAACCATGGACAATCTGGCATCACTTGCCGTGAGGGAGAAGCTGTCCAGGATGAAGATAGTGCCGGAATCTCAGATCGAATCCTATTACAAAGATCTTGTTGACGAGATCCATAAGGAGTATGGAAACTTTATTGGTGAGAAAAATGCCGAAGCTAACATATAAGTCAGTTTCACAGATAAGCGGTCCTCTTCTGTTCGTTGAGAACGTCCCAAATGCAGCTTACAACGAGATG includes:
- a CDS encoding V-type ATP synthase subunit A, which gives rise to MGKIIRISGPVVVAEDVEDAKMYDVVKVGDMGLIGEIIKIEGNKSTIQVYEDTAGIRPDEKVENTKRPLSVELGPGILRSIYDGIQRPLDVIKNTSGDFIARGLNPPALDRKKKWEFIPAVKKGDSVSPGQILGTVQETSLITHRIMVPEGISGKVTMIADGDHTVEDTIAAVAGNGKNYEIQMMTTWPVRRARRVQRKLPPELPLVTGQRVIDALFPVAKGGTAAVPGPFGSGKCVSGDTPVLLRDGEKSIEEIFRSALKDPDNEVERDGVEEIVRLKEPLKIYSLVGRDIVESTSYAVYHGKSNALVRIVTAGGRTVSVTPVHKLFVKSGDSIVEKPAQDVSEGDRIACADLSEDGNSDVLVASINLVFDTIVERDVRYGVFDVYDLTVPDFGYNFVGGDGFIILHNTVIQHQLAKWSDANIVVYIGCGERGNEMTEILTTFPELKDPNTGQPLMDRTVLIANTSNMPVAAREASIYTGISIAEYYRDMGYDVALMADSTSRWAEALREISGRLEEMPGEEGYPAYLGRRVSEFYERSGRARLISPDERYGSITVIGAVSPPGGDISEPVSQNTLRVTRVFWALDASLANRRHFPSINWLNSYSLYTEDLKAWYDKNVASEWSALRERTMEILQRESELQEVAQLVGYDAMPEKEKSILDVARIIREDFLQQSAFDEIDAYCSLKKQYLMLKAIMEIDEYQNRALDSGATMDNLASLAVREKLSRMKIVPESQIESYYKDLVDEIHKEYGNFIGEKNAEANI